From Brienomyrus brachyistius isolate T26 chromosome 18, BBRACH_0.4, whole genome shotgun sequence, one genomic window encodes:
- the gja2 gene encoding gap junction protein, alpha 2 — protein sequence MGDWSLLGKLLESAQEHSTVVGKVWLTVLFIFRILVLGTAAEKVWGDEQSGFTCDTKQPGCQNVCYDKTFPISHIRFWVLQIIFVSTPTLIYLGHILHLVRMEEKQKQRDKDLAQLAPPGDKQPLIEDGKAKKPPIRDDKGRIRLQGVLLRTYIFNIIFKTLFEVGFIVAQYFLYGFELKPLYTCNRLPCPNVVNCYISRPTEKTIFILFMLAVACISLLLNLVEMYHLGFTKCRQGLSYQRAQMASETDSKTPSEAVIPYGPSYNYFPNHHPAPGPYQSGSRYSLNPLTEPDAAYHPYNSKVAYKQNRDNLVMERNSRPEESDLKAKTTSNSAPDSPAQNQRRPSRTSKHSIKTRQDDLKI from the coding sequence ATGGGAGACTGGAGTCTACTTGGGAAGTTGCTGGAAAGTGCACAGGAGCACTCCACTGTGGTGGGCAAGGTCTGGCTGACTGTGCTGTTCATCTTCCGCATCCTGGTGCTGGGCACCGCAGCTGAGAAGGTGTGGGGTGACGAGCAGTCGGGCTTCACCTGCGACACCAAACAACCTGGTTGCCAGAATGTGTGCTATGACAAGACCTTCCCCATCTCACACATCCGCTTCTGGGTGCTGCAGATCATTTTCGTCTCCACACCCACGCTCATCTACCTGGGTCACATCCTGCACCTGGTGCGCATGGAGGAGAAGCAAAAGCAACGAGACAAAGACCTCGCTCAGCTGGCACCACCAGGCGACAAGCAGCCCTTGATCGAGGATGGAAAGGCCAAGAAGCCACCTATCCGAGACGACAAGGGCCGTATCCGCTTGCAGGGTGTCCTCCTCCGCACTTACATCTTCAACATCATCTTCAAGACCCTCTTTGAGGTGGGCTTTATCGTAGCTCAGTACTTCCTGTATGGATTTGAGCTGAAGCCCCTCTATACTTGCAACCGTCTGCCTTGCCCCAATGTGGTGAACTGCTATATTTCGCGGCCCACAGAGAAGACCATCTTCATCCTTTTCATGCTAGCAGTGGCGTGCATTTCCTTGCTCCTCAATCTGGTGGAGATGTATCATTTGGGCTTCACTAAGTGCCGCCAGGGTCTAAGCTATCAGCGAGCTCAGATGGCTTCTGAAACAGACTCAAAGACACCAAGTGAAGCTGTCATACCTTACGGGCCAAGCTACAATTACTTCCCTAATCATCATCCGGCGCCTGGACCCTATCAATCTGGCTCAAGGTACAGCCTCAATCCCCTCACCGAGCCAGACGCAGCTTACCACCCATACAACAGCAAGGTGGCTTACAAGCAGAACAGAGACAATTTGGTCATGGAGAGGAACAGTAGACCAGAGGAGAGTGACCTGAAAGCGAAGACGACCTCAAACTCCGCCCCAGATTCGCCAGCTCAGAACCAGCGTCGGCCTAGTCGCACCAGTAAACATAGCATCAAGACCCGGCAGGACGATCTGAAGATCTGA